The following are encoded in a window of Telmatobacter sp. DSM 110680 genomic DNA:
- a CDS encoding NAD(P)/FAD-dependent oxidoreductase produces the protein MMKHNGRKIVIVGGGIAGLCAAVYALKCGYETEILELHDMAGGLAMSWRRGPYTFETCLHWLIGSNPHGEFHEQWKEVFDIDRLKFINPREFVRIETEKGDCLRIYTNADLLEAELMARAPQDEETIHDFIHSMRSLGKFKMLDPSGNLAQNWLPMLQDVPMFPLLRRLGKMSGEEYAQRFSDPLLRQFFSTGDVGRLTAIAMVLSLGWMNESNAGYCIGGSQAMIRLIEEKIRSLGGRIRCKARVQQILVERDLAVGVQLESGERVLADWVISAADGHATIFNMLGGKYVDPTIRKIYDERNTFASYLQVSLGLAMNLSGEPAMLTRIIEDPIRIDPETETSHVAFRFFHYDPTFAPPGKTAVTCVLPTRNHKYWDDMRNSDPAQYRIEKARVAEAVINVLEKRIPNIRKAIEVIDVSTPASVIRYTGNWKGSMEGWLMEPGGGIKPLPNTLPGLGRFMMVGQWIMPGGGLPSGPMTARPAIKTICRQDHVLFDVHPEPEAAVA, from the coding sequence ATGATGAAGCACAACGGCCGCAAAATCGTAATCGTAGGCGGTGGCATTGCCGGACTCTGCGCCGCCGTGTATGCCTTGAAATGCGGGTACGAAACTGAAATCCTCGAACTGCACGACATGGCCGGTGGTCTAGCTATGAGTTGGCGCCGCGGTCCGTACACTTTCGAAACCTGCCTTCACTGGCTGATCGGCTCCAACCCGCACGGCGAGTTCCACGAACAATGGAAAGAAGTCTTCGACATCGACCGGCTCAAATTCATCAATCCCCGGGAGTTTGTGAGAATCGAGACGGAGAAGGGTGACTGCCTTCGCATCTACACCAATGCCGATCTACTCGAAGCCGAACTCATGGCCCGCGCGCCTCAGGACGAAGAAACAATTCACGATTTCATACATTCGATGCGTAGCCTCGGCAAATTCAAGATGCTTGATCCTTCAGGGAATCTGGCGCAGAACTGGCTGCCCATGCTTCAAGACGTACCTATGTTTCCACTGCTTCGAAGACTGGGCAAGATGAGTGGCGAGGAGTATGCCCAGCGCTTCTCCGATCCCCTTCTCAGGCAGTTTTTCTCAACCGGCGATGTCGGTCGCCTCACCGCGATTGCCATGGTCCTGTCCCTTGGCTGGATGAACGAAAGCAACGCAGGTTACTGTATCGGCGGGTCGCAGGCCATGATTCGGCTCATCGAAGAGAAAATCCGCAGCCTCGGCGGGAGGATTCGATGCAAGGCGCGAGTCCAGCAAATCCTTGTGGAGCGGGACTTGGCCGTAGGCGTGCAATTGGAAAGCGGCGAAAGAGTGCTCGCCGATTGGGTGATCTCCGCCGCAGATGGACATGCCACGATCTTCAATATGCTGGGCGGCAAATATGTCGACCCGACCATTCGAAAGATATATGACGAGCGCAATACATTTGCTTCCTATCTTCAGGTGTCACTTGGGTTGGCGATGAATTTGTCTGGGGAGCCCGCCATGCTGACGCGCATCATTGAAGATCCGATCCGCATCGACCCTGAAACCGAAACCAGTCACGTAGCGTTCCGGTTCTTCCATTACGATCCGACCTTCGCACCGCCCGGCAAAACCGCAGTCACGTGTGTCCTCCCCACGCGCAATCATAAGTACTGGGATGACATGCGCAATAGCGACCCTGCTCAATATCGCATCGAGAAAGCGCGGGTAGCCGAAGCCGTAATCAACGTGCTGGAAAAACGCATTCCGAACATTCGCAAGGCTATTGAGGTGATCGACGTTTCCACTCCTGCTTCCGTCATCCGCTACACCGGCAATTGGAAAGGGTCAATGGAGGGGTGGCTCATGGAGCCGGGTGGCGGAATCAAGCCTCTGCCAAATACTCTTCCGGGATTGGGTAGATTCATGATGGTGGGTCAGTGGATCATGCCAGGGGGAGGCCTGCCCTCAGGACCGATGACGGCACGCCCGGCTATCAAGACTATCTGCCGGCAGGATCACGTTTTGTTCGATGTTCATCCGGAACCGGAAGCCGCCGTCGCTTAA
- a CDS encoding diguanylate cyclase, whose protein sequence is MDWSKLPDLAAVAALTCAFASVARRGQTTASRHWLSGWVLIAVHFAALIFSPAPGVWGTVAIDVSLISLISAGVLFMWASVPYRVERSSVWMLISILSTNAIYIIIAGFDHPWPGALTSAAVSFGAAPLAIALTARRDFTHLLRWMLVALYCLLAVFVLTVQNRPANGLDLATNGALFTVYIGCCLHVWYNYRGRGSAGSLITIAGFLGWASVFVVAPLADTITPNGQIDNEVWNLPKYVVAVGMILLLLEDQIEHNKYLALHDELTGLPNRRLFLDRLAISLERARRMESKAALLVIDLNHFKKVNDTLGHHAGDLLLKKVSNLFVSRVRRSDTVARTGGDEFSLILEEPTNRSNAKSVAKSLMDMMNEPIQVGEHFMQVGASVGVAVFPDDACDIEALCIAADLRMYDDKNVSREGAGERIPVRSEPLPEYHGQDEENPKISARASKL, encoded by the coding sequence GTGGATTGGAGTAAACTCCCGGATCTTGCAGCGGTTGCTGCGCTTACGTGCGCGTTTGCGTCGGTGGCAAGGCGCGGCCAGACTACAGCTTCCCGACATTGGCTCTCTGGCTGGGTATTGATTGCAGTACACTTCGCTGCACTCATATTTTCGCCTGCGCCAGGCGTTTGGGGAACGGTAGCGATCGACGTAAGCCTGATCTCTCTAATTTCAGCAGGCGTGCTCTTCATGTGGGCATCAGTCCCCTATCGCGTGGAGCGTTCCAGCGTCTGGATGCTTATCTCCATCCTCTCCACGAACGCAATCTACATCATCATTGCTGGATTTGATCATCCCTGGCCGGGGGCACTGACCTCTGCCGCTGTATCATTCGGTGCTGCACCTCTGGCGATTGCCCTCACTGCGAGACGCGACTTCACGCACCTGTTGCGCTGGATGCTCGTTGCCCTCTATTGCCTGCTCGCCGTGTTCGTTCTCACCGTCCAGAACCGACCAGCCAATGGACTCGACCTCGCCACGAACGGCGCTTTGTTCACTGTTTACATCGGATGCTGCCTGCATGTCTGGTACAACTATCGCGGACGGGGCAGCGCCGGTTCGCTGATTACGATCGCGGGCTTTCTTGGTTGGGCATCGGTATTCGTGGTTGCTCCGCTTGCCGACACGATCACGCCCAATGGCCAAATCGACAATGAAGTCTGGAATCTGCCTAAGTACGTGGTCGCAGTCGGCATGATTCTCCTACTACTCGAAGACCAGATTGAGCACAATAAATATCTTGCCCTGCACGATGAACTTACAGGATTGCCGAACCGGCGACTCTTCCTCGACCGCCTCGCAATCTCGCTCGAGCGTGCGCGGCGCATGGAGTCGAAAGCAGCCCTGCTGGTCATCGATCTTAACCACTTCAAGAAGGTCAATGACACGTTAGGGCATCATGCCGGGGACCTGCTCCTCAAGAAAGTCAGCAATCTGTTCGTAAGCCGAGTTCGCCGATCTGACACAGTGGCGCGCACCGGTGGAGATGAGTTCTCGTTGATCCTCGAAGAGCCTACGAACCGGTCGAATGCCAAGTCCGTCGCAAAATCTCTGATGGACATGATGAATGAGCCGATTCAGGTAGGCGAGCATTTCATGCAGGTCGGCGCCAGCGTCGGTGTTGCTGTCTTTCCTGACGATGCGTGCGATATTGAGGCCCTCTGCATCGCGGCAGATCTTCGGATGTATGACGACAAGAATGTGTCTCGCGAAGGTGCCGGCGAACGCATTCCAGTAAGATCAGAACCTCTGCCTGAATATCACGGCCAAGATGAAGAGAATCCCAAAATTAGTGCCCGGGCTTCCAAACTCTAG
- the pnp gene encoding polyribonucleotide nucleotidyltransferase, translating to MSKQEVTVELAGGKRLVFETGRMAKQASGAALVTTGETVVLATAVASPDPREGIDFFPLTVDYREYTYAGGRIPGGFIKREGRPSEKEILTARQIDRPIRPLFPDGFRNETQVIALVFSADKQNDPDVVGINAAACALALSDIPFSATVGAVRVGRVDGEFVINPTYEERAATTVNIMVVGHKDGIVMIESGAKEETEEVILGAIEFAHTEIKKIVAAIEELVSKAGKAKRSFVAPTIDEGYYDELKAKVGERLKDALDTKTHAKTDSYALVKKIKDELAAELPADDPNAKKKLATYYELLRERLFREQVTKDRIRPDRRAFDEIREITIETSVLPRTHGSALFTRGETQALVTATLGTADDGQRLESYEGEKKKNFMLHYNFPPFSVGETGRMTGTGRREIGHGALAERAISAVLPSADESPYSIRIVSDILESNGSSSMASVCGASLALYDSGIALKGSVAGVAMGLVKEGDDYAILTDIAGAEDHYGDMDFKVAGTRKGITALQMDIKIGGLTREILQQAMEQAKRGRLFLLDKMDAVLDGPRTERSAYAPRIETVMIPTDKIRDLIGKGGATIRGIIEQTGAKIDVDDSGKVSVASSDADGLKKALEIIGNITAVPEIGKVYLGKVVRLAEFGAFVELFPGTDGLLHISEIAEHRVKEVKDELREGDQVMVKVLAIEGNRIKLSRKALIREQKAKLAQSAPAVEASEPVEGGEAETSAPPPSRPRHEFDERQPRTNQSTILIEGGEDFDDDDEEGEEIDEENEPNFNRADGTPVPAGQVAGGGPRPAGGGGPAGGPNNNRRRRRRRGGRGPGGGPGGGGR from the coding sequence ATGTCTAAACAAGAAGTGACAGTCGAGCTTGCTGGTGGTAAGCGCCTGGTCTTTGAGACCGGTCGCATGGCCAAGCAAGCCTCCGGAGCTGCACTGGTCACCACGGGCGAAACCGTGGTTCTGGCCACCGCGGTCGCGTCTCCTGACCCACGAGAAGGCATCGACTTTTTCCCCCTCACGGTCGATTACCGCGAGTACACCTATGCCGGCGGTCGCATCCCCGGCGGATTCATCAAGCGCGAAGGCCGACCCAGCGAGAAAGAAATTCTGACGGCTCGCCAGATCGATCGCCCCATCCGTCCATTGTTCCCTGACGGCTTCCGCAACGAGACGCAGGTTATCGCGCTGGTTTTCTCCGCCGATAAGCAGAACGATCCTGATGTGGTCGGCATCAACGCCGCAGCATGCGCCCTGGCTCTCTCGGATATCCCGTTCAGCGCCACGGTTGGCGCAGTTCGCGTGGGTCGCGTCGATGGCGAGTTCGTTATCAATCCAACCTATGAAGAGCGCGCGGCCACCACGGTGAACATCATGGTCGTCGGACACAAAGACGGCATCGTGATGATCGAATCTGGTGCAAAAGAGGAGACGGAAGAAGTCATCCTCGGTGCCATTGAGTTTGCACACACCGAGATTAAGAAGATCGTCGCTGCCATCGAAGAGCTGGTTTCAAAAGCCGGCAAGGCGAAGCGTTCATTCGTTGCGCCCACTATCGACGAGGGCTACTACGATGAGCTCAAGGCGAAGGTCGGCGAACGCCTGAAGGATGCTCTCGATACCAAGACGCATGCCAAAACAGATAGCTATGCGCTGGTGAAGAAGATCAAGGACGAACTCGCTGCCGAGCTTCCTGCCGACGATCCAAACGCCAAAAAGAAACTGGCGACATATTACGAGTTGTTGCGCGAGAGATTGTTCCGCGAGCAGGTGACGAAGGATCGCATTCGTCCCGATCGCCGCGCATTCGACGAGATCCGCGAGATCACGATCGAAACCAGCGTTCTGCCACGCACCCACGGTTCTGCACTTTTCACCCGCGGTGAGACGCAGGCCCTGGTGACGGCCACCTTGGGCACCGCTGATGATGGGCAGCGCCTTGAAAGTTATGAAGGCGAGAAGAAAAAGAACTTCATGCTTCACTACAATTTCCCGCCGTTTTCGGTTGGTGAAACGGGACGTATGACGGGAACGGGTCGTCGCGAAATCGGTCACGGTGCTCTGGCCGAACGCGCCATTTCCGCAGTTCTGCCGAGCGCGGACGAGTCTCCCTACAGCATCCGCATCGTGTCGGACATTCTCGAATCGAATGGTTCTTCGTCGATGGCATCGGTGTGCGGTGCAAGTCTTGCACTTTACGACTCAGGTATTGCGTTGAAGGGTTCTGTGGCCGGTGTGGCCATGGGGCTGGTAAAGGAAGGCGATGACTATGCCATCCTGACCGACATTGCCGGGGCGGAAGATCACTACGGCGATATGGACTTCAAAGTCGCCGGCACGCGGAAGGGAATTACCGCCCTTCAGATGGACATCAAGATTGGTGGCCTGACCCGCGAGATCCTACAGCAGGCCATGGAGCAGGCAAAACGCGGTCGTCTCTTCCTGCTGGACAAGATGGATGCGGTTCTTGACGGCCCTCGTACGGAGCGCTCAGCGTATGCACCACGCATTGAGACCGTCATGATCCCAACCGACAAGATTCGTGATCTCATCGGCAAGGGTGGCGCGACTATCCGCGGCATCATCGAGCAGACTGGCGCGAAGATCGACGTGGACGATAGCGGTAAAGTCAGCGTTGCTTCCAGCGATGCCGACGGATTGAAGAAGGCTCTTGAGATCATCGGCAACATCACGGCCGTGCCCGAAATTGGCAAAGTCTATCTAGGCAAGGTTGTTCGTCTCGCCGAGTTCGGCGCATTTGTTGAACTCTTCCCAGGCACCGATGGACTGCTTCACATCTCCGAGATCGCCGAGCATCGCGTCAAGGAAGTGAAGGACGAACTACGTGAAGGCGATCAAGTAATGGTGAAGGTTCTCGCCATTGAAGGCAATCGCATCAAGCTGAGCCGCAAGGCACTGATCCGCGAGCAGAAGGCCAAACTGGCGCAGTCGGCGCCGGCAGTCGAAGCAAGCGAGCCAGTCGAAGGCGGAGAAGCGGAAACTTCAGCGCCTCCTCCATCCCGTCCGCGTCATGAATTCGACGAACGTCAGCCGCGCACCAATCAGAGCACGATTCTGATTGAGGGCGGGGAAGACTTCGACGATGACGACGAAGAAGGCGAGGAGATCGATGAGGAAAACGAGCCCAACTTCAACCGAGCCGATGGCACTCCCGTGCCGGCTGGCCAGGTTGCAGGCGGAGGCCCCAGGCCAGCTGGTGGCGGAGGTCCTGCGGGCGGCCCCAACAACAACCGTCGCCGTCGCCGTCGTCGCGGCGGACGTGGTCCCGGCGGTGGTCCGGGTGGCGGGGGCCGTTAA
- the rpsO gene encoding 30S ribosomal protein S15, with protein sequence MLATAKKTTLIERFRTHETDTGSPEVQIAILSERIGELTEHFKTHKKDHASRRGLLMLVSKRRRLLDYLKTHDSDRYRDVIGKLGIRK encoded by the coding sequence GTGCTGGCGACTGCTAAGAAAACTACCCTAATTGAACGCTTCCGCACCCACGAGACGGACACGGGTTCCCCCGAGGTCCAGATCGCGATTCTGAGTGAGCGGATTGGTGAACTGACCGAGCACTTTAAGACTCACAAGAAAGATCACGCTTCGCGGCGTGGGCTTTTGATGCTGGTCAGCAAGCGCCGCCGCCTGCTGGACTACCTGAAGACGCATGATTCCGATCGCTATCGCGACGTAATCGGCAAGCTCGGTATCCGCAAGTAA
- a CDS encoding DUF4184 family protein: MPFTLSHAAAALPFRRTRLIMSAVVVGCFAPDFEYFIPFAHHGNFGHTLGGTFEFDLPLSLAVLWLFHGFAKEPLAACLPVGARERLERNLHAVPKHSIARFAITVFSILVGIATHILWDSFTHSGYWISDHLHFLHTIVSMPLFGPRPIFEILQYFSSAFGIGAILLWYIHWYRNTAPVHSNPDRRYPSWDRIVLACSLSIATALGLFRAAASGVPHGVAGSQRFMTDVAITGITVLWIEIVIYGVVRSLIRKDRTV; the protein is encoded by the coding sequence ATGCCCTTCACGCTCTCCCATGCTGCGGCGGCACTACCATTCCGGCGCACGCGGCTCATCATGTCCGCCGTCGTCGTTGGATGCTTTGCTCCCGATTTTGAATACTTCATTCCCTTTGCACATCATGGAAACTTCGGACACACGTTAGGGGGAACTTTTGAATTCGACCTGCCCCTGAGTCTCGCGGTACTGTGGCTATTTCATGGCTTTGCCAAGGAGCCCCTCGCTGCCTGTCTACCGGTAGGCGCGCGTGAAAGGCTTGAACGCAACCTGCACGCCGTCCCTAAACACTCCATTGCGCGTTTCGCAATAACTGTTTTCTCGATTCTCGTAGGGATCGCCACACACATTCTCTGGGATTCGTTTACGCACTCTGGGTATTGGATCTCTGACCACCTGCATTTTCTCCATACCATCGTCTCAATGCCGCTTTTCGGGCCTCGCCCCATATTTGAAATTCTGCAGTATTTCAGTTCCGCCTTCGGGATTGGCGCCATTCTGCTCTGGTACATTCACTGGTATCGGAATACCGCTCCCGTACACTCCAATCCTGATCGGCGTTACCCGTCATGGGACAGAATCGTCCTCGCATGCTCACTTTCTATTGCGACTGCGTTGGGCCTCTTCCGCGCGGCCGCGTCCGGCGTCCCGCACGGAGTCGCAGGATCCCAGAGATTCATGACAGACGTGGCGATTACGGGAATAACGGTTCTCTGGATCGAAATCGTGATTTACGGCGTCGTTCGAAGTCTCATCCGTAAGGATAGAACGGTATGA
- a CDS encoding TetR/AcrR family transcriptional regulator has translation MKNSGSDSCKRPYELGKRLEQMGRTKAAVLASARVQLESGGMREFSMESLAKASGVTRQTIHNLFGTRSGLLETLFDQIARDAGMERMREVMMTSDPHAMLDRFIAVFSNFWAKNSLLLKRIHGIAAIDPEFGEAVRARNHRRRTAATRVIERLDSGVQSKITNDKSERVACLVALTSFEFFDALVDSLGTVEAAEEQLPGLIKRAIRSD, from the coding sequence GTGAAGAACAGTGGAAGCGATTCATGTAAGCGACCTTATGAACTGGGCAAGCGCTTGGAACAGATGGGGCGCACCAAGGCGGCTGTGCTGGCGTCGGCACGCGTACAACTCGAATCAGGGGGAATGCGAGAATTTTCAATGGAGTCGCTGGCTAAGGCGAGCGGGGTAACGCGGCAGACGATTCACAACCTTTTCGGGACTCGGAGCGGCCTGCTGGAGACCCTGTTCGATCAGATCGCGCGCGATGCGGGAATGGAGCGAATGCGCGAAGTAATGATGACAAGTGATCCTCACGCTATGTTGGATCGCTTTATTGCAGTCTTCAGTAATTTCTGGGCAAAGAACAGTTTGTTGCTGAAGCGCATTCATGGGATCGCAGCAATCGATCCGGAGTTCGGGGAGGCCGTTCGAGCAAGAAATCACCGGCGCCGGACGGCCGCGACTCGCGTGATCGAACGACTCGACAGCGGAGTGCAATCCAAGATCACAAATGACAAAAGCGAGCGGGTCGCCTGCCTGGTTGCGCTGACGTCGTTCGAGTTTTTTGATGCGTTGGTCGACTCGCTGGGGACTGTCGAGGCAGCTGAGGAACAGCTGCCTGGACTGATTAAAAGGGCGATCCGAAGTGATTGA
- a CDS encoding DUF2306 domain-containing protein: MSQQHIVAEAPPATYKLPAWLRVCFWIAIVISIGVVLRRVIALANPTHSGPPQMAGLDEAFTSHTALTLAHIVPALLFVLLTPLIVLRRTNQPQWLSAMFYPLGTIVGLTAYAMSLYSIGGWTERSAVLLFDSLFLFSLARAFIFHSNAELTLERRWQLRTIAILLGIATTRPVMGLFFATASLTHLLPRQFFGIAFWIGFSLNVLIFELWLRSVDRHRERASLSQIHSSPLRSGI; encoded by the coding sequence ATGTCTCAGCAGCACATCGTCGCCGAAGCACCCCCTGCCACCTACAAACTACCTGCGTGGCTCCGCGTCTGCTTCTGGATCGCCATTGTCATCTCAATTGGCGTTGTTCTTAGGCGCGTCATCGCCCTCGCAAACCCGACCCACAGTGGACCACCCCAGATGGCCGGACTCGACGAGGCCTTCACGTCTCATACCGCGTTGACGCTTGCACATATCGTCCCCGCCCTGCTCTTCGTTCTTCTGACTCCTCTGATTGTGCTGCGTCGCACAAACCAGCCACAGTGGCTGAGCGCCATGTTTTATCCCCTCGGCACTATCGTCGGGCTGACTGCCTATGCCATGAGTCTCTACTCGATCGGCGGATGGACCGAGCGCTCCGCAGTTCTACTTTTCGATTCCCTCTTTCTCTTCTCTCTCGCCCGCGCCTTCATCTTTCACTCGAACGCCGAACTGACCCTCGAACGCCGCTGGCAACTCCGTACAATCGCCATCCTTCTCGGCATCGCGACCACACGCCCAGTGATGGGGCTTTTCTTCGCTACTGCCAGCCTCACCCACTTGCTGCCTCGGCAATTCTTCGGTATTGCCTTCTGGATCGGATTCTCCCTCAACGTTCTGATCTTTGAGCTTTGGTTGCGCTCCGTCGATCGCCACCGTGAACGGGCATCCCTCTCACAGATTCATTCTTCTCCCTTGAGGAGTGGCATATGA
- a CDS encoding VWA domain-containing protein gives MSRKLVRFWFGVFATGWLWTALGQAQQLPPIEPPAPMPGTHSDAPTIRVTTNEVLVPTLVEKPHGGGIVYGLKQSDFVVEDNGVPQKIHVQEELDTAPVALVVAMEEGRAGWLEFQKLGKLGPLLEVFLSDPRSQAALVGFGSTARLMHDYTHSEEELAQSLQQLEPGDGGAAILDTISYGVDLLEDQPKQYRRVLLLISEERDHGSKHTKPAQLVSKIGRSDVLVLSISYSPSKAEFAHDVKDSGEDRMLNMVSTLVMAVQAFKKNIAKQIAIMSGGEYTTFVGDRRFEARVMEAAKEVRNRYLITFTPSDPTPGLHTIRVHTVEDYGAKIVARANYWREPPQ, from the coding sequence ATGAGCCGCAAATTGGTACGGTTTTGGTTTGGTGTTTTTGCAACTGGCTGGTTGTGGACAGCGTTGGGGCAGGCACAGCAGTTGCCACCAATAGAGCCGCCTGCGCCGATGCCGGGCACGCACTCGGATGCACCCACAATTCGAGTTACAACCAATGAGGTGCTGGTGCCAACGCTGGTGGAGAAGCCACATGGCGGAGGCATCGTCTACGGTCTGAAGCAGTCGGACTTTGTGGTTGAAGACAACGGTGTCCCGCAGAAGATCCACGTTCAAGAAGAGCTGGATACGGCGCCAGTTGCGCTCGTAGTCGCAATGGAAGAGGGACGAGCAGGGTGGTTGGAGTTTCAGAAGCTTGGCAAACTAGGTCCGCTCCTTGAAGTGTTCTTGTCGGATCCGCGAAGCCAGGCGGCGCTGGTGGGATTTGGTTCAACGGCCCGACTAATGCATGACTATACGCACTCCGAAGAAGAACTGGCGCAGAGTCTGCAGCAACTGGAGCCCGGCGATGGAGGGGCTGCAATTCTTGACACCATCAGCTACGGAGTAGATTTGCTGGAAGATCAGCCGAAGCAATACCGGCGAGTATTGCTATTGATCAGCGAAGAGCGCGACCACGGGAGCAAGCACACGAAGCCGGCGCAGCTGGTGAGCAAGATCGGTCGCTCGGATGTGCTGGTGCTGAGCATTTCGTACTCGCCTTCAAAGGCGGAGTTTGCGCATGATGTCAAGGATTCCGGCGAGGATCGCATGCTGAACATGGTGTCTACGCTGGTGATGGCTGTGCAGGCATTCAAAAAAAATATCGCAAAGCAGATCGCGATCATGAGTGGTGGAGAGTACACAACGTTCGTGGGGGACCGGCGCTTTGAAGCTCGGGTGATGGAGGCGGCAAAAGAAGTCCGGAACCGCTACCTGATCACGTTCACGCCATCGGACCCGACGCCGGGGCTCCACACGATTCGCGTGCATACCGTGGAGGATTATGGCGCAAAGATCGTCGCGCGCGCGAATTACTGGCGTGAGCCGCCGCAGTAA
- a CDS encoding cytochrome c has protein sequence MTSRIHSSILFLLHCLIVLLAVPSSLFAAKASEQEKAGAVLFRDKGCTYCHGVGGVGTKKAPALIDLPKETTWTADKLTDQILNGGQKMPPFRDSVTDEEVSDLIAYLRAKNKPVPPDVPSPDASPAPSPR, from the coding sequence GTGACTTCTCGTATTCATTCTTCTATTTTGTTTCTACTTCATTGTCTGATCGTATTGTTGGCAGTGCCCTCGTCGTTGTTCGCAGCAAAAGCCAGCGAGCAAGAGAAGGCCGGCGCGGTCCTCTTTCGCGACAAGGGCTGCACCTATTGCCATGGCGTAGGCGGAGTTGGAACCAAAAAAGCGCCGGCACTCATCGACCTGCCCAAAGAGACGACCTGGACTGCCGACAAACTCACCGATCAGATCCTCAATGGCGGACAGAAAATGCCGCCATTTCGCGATTCCGTAACCGATGAGGAGGTGAGCGATCTGATCGCTTACCTGCGCGCGAAAAACAAGCCGGTTCCACCCGATGTACCTTCCCCGGATGCGTCACCTGCTCCGTCACCACGGTAG
- a CDS encoding nicotinate phosphoribosyltransferase produces MIVNLARRAHDHNWELDPITRSLLDTDFYKLLMLQFIWKHFPDTRATFTLINRSQEVPLGDIVDVRELREQLEATRKLRFHKSELIWLAGNTFYGRRGIFEPAFLHWLEHDFRLSDFDLSIHEGQISLRFDGLWTETTMWEIYSLSAIDELKTRASLKKLTELELDILYARAKTRLWEKMARLRGVPGLTVSDFGTRRRHSFLWQEYVVKAMSDVLGENFVGSSNTFMAYTHDLEAIGTNAHELPMAMAALADTDEDLQHAQYRMLELWQQTYQGELLIMLPDTFGTTQFLENAPDWVANWTGQRIDSKDPFLAGDEYIAWLRQRGRDPQSKRLIASDGLDVDSIIALHAYFGGTILDGAAPTDFYGAEDFLDSSRWTPEHRIRFSSGWGTYLTNDFRNCNPRRDDGFNPVSLVCKLSEVDGRPAVKLSDNYQKAMGPPAEIERYRRIFGTAGVANVPVTV; encoded by the coding sequence ATGATCGTCAATCTAGCCAGGCGCGCGCACGACCACAATTGGGAACTGGATCCCATCACCCGCTCTCTGCTCGACACCGACTTCTACAAGCTCCTGATGCTCCAGTTCATCTGGAAGCATTTCCCGGACACCCGTGCAACATTTACGCTCATCAACCGCTCCCAGGAGGTGCCCCTTGGCGACATTGTGGACGTGCGCGAATTGCGTGAACAACTCGAAGCCACGCGCAAGCTTCGCTTTCATAAGTCTGAACTGATCTGGCTGGCCGGCAACACTTTTTACGGACGCCGCGGCATCTTTGAGCCTGCATTTCTGCACTGGCTCGAGCATGATTTTCGTCTTTCTGATTTCGATCTTTCCATCCATGAGGGACAGATCTCGCTTCGCTTCGACGGTCTGTGGACCGAGACGACGATGTGGGAGATCTATTCGCTCTCCGCCATCGACGAACTAAAAACGCGCGCCAGCCTGAAGAAGCTCACGGAACTCGAACTCGACATCTTGTACGCCAGAGCCAAAACGCGCCTCTGGGAAAAAATGGCCCGCCTTCGCGGAGTGCCCGGCCTCACGGTCAGCGATTTCGGCACCCGCCGCCGGCACAGCTTTCTGTGGCAGGAGTACGTGGTCAAGGCCATGAGCGACGTGCTCGGCGAAAACTTCGTAGGCAGTTCAAATACCTTCATGGCTTACACGCACGATCTTGAGGCCATCGGCACAAACGCGCACGAACTCCCAATGGCCATGGCTGCGCTTGCCGACACGGATGAAGATTTGCAACATGCCCAGTACCGCATGCTCGAATTGTGGCAGCAAACCTACCAGGGCGAGCTTCTGATCATGTTGCCCGACACTTTCGGCACCACGCAGTTTCTTGAAAACGCGCCGGACTGGGTTGCGAACTGGACCGGACAGCGTATCGACAGCAAAGACCCGTTTCTGGCCGGTGACGAATATATCGCCTGGCTGCGCCAGCGTGGTCGCGATCCTCAAAGCAAGCGGCTGATCGCGTCAGACGGCCTCGACGTCGATTCAATTATTGCCTTGCACGCGTACTTCGGAGGCACGATCCTCGACGGCGCAGCCCCGACGGACTTTTATGGCGCTGAAGATTTCCTGGATTCGAGCCGGTGGACGCCGGAGCATCGGATTCGCTTCAGTTCCGGTTGGGGAACATATCTCACCAATGATTTTCGCAATTGCAATCCGCGTCGCGACGACGGCTTCAACCCGGTAAGCCTGGTCTGCAAACTCAGCGAGGTAGACGGAAGGCCGGCCGTCAAGCTCTCTGATAACTATCAGAAAGCCATGGGACCGCCGGCGGAAATCGAGCGCTACCGTCGGATCTTTGGCACCGCCGGTGTCGCCAATGTTCCCGTCACTGTTTAG